The following nucleotide sequence is from Catonella massiliensis.
ATGAGCTTAATAAGCTTGGTAAAGATTCGTTTCTTAAACTTCTCGTTGCACAGATGGAGAATCAGGATCCAATGCAGCCACAGAGTAATACCGAGTGGGTATCTCAGCTTGCTACCTACTCTACACTTGAGCAGATGCAGAACATGAATGCTGTAATGACCAATTCGCAAGCTTTTGGCCTAATTGGTCAGGATGTAATAGTAGCCACCAAGAATGCTGATGGCAAAGAGTCCACAATAAGCGGAAAGGTTGACTTTGTATCTGTTAAGGGCAACAAGTCATATCTGTCAATAGACGGCAATCTCTATCCGTCATCAGACCTTCAGTCAATCATCAACCCTGACTATATAAAGGGCAATGTGATTCCTAAGGTCGAGAACAAGGACTTGAAGTTTAATAAAGACCACCCTGAAGTTATGAAGTTTCAGGTACATATGGGACAAGGCGCGGGAAAGGCTACAGGTCTTGCACTTAGTATAAACGGCAATGACATACCTGCTAAGAACTTCACTATTGACGGAGACGGTATTGTAAATGTATATCCGGATGCATTTAAGGACTTAAAGAAGGGACATTATCAGATAGATGTTAAGTTTAACAATGACTTTGGAACACATAGCAATACCAGTCTATCGGTAACTATATCAGAGGGCGATCTTCCAAAGAAGGCAGAGCCAGCAAAGCCTGTTGAACCGACAAAGCCAGTTGAACCAGCAAAGCCAGCTGAACCGACAAAGCCAGCTGAACCAGCAAAGCCTGCAGATACAACAACTACTCCTTAATTATATAAGGAAATATGTCCTACCTGCTCCAAGAGTATATAGTCACTTTATGAAAATGAACGAATAACGAATATTTTGAGGCCAGAAATAACCCAAGAGTTTTTCATAGGAGATTGCAATAATATTTCCTATGAAAAATATTTTGGAGTAGTGGTAAAAGGTGTTAACTTTTAACATAGATTAGCCGATATTATCTTTGTGGAGGTGAGGATGTGAATATAAATAATGGAAGTTTGGGCTCCATTGAGCAGATTAGAGGTAAATATCTTGGCAAGCAGGAAAACAAAAACCAAGATGCGGCTGCCCTTAAGGGAAATAGCTTTAGAGACGTACTTCTAAGTCAGGCTCAAAAAGACGAAGGAACACTCAAGTTTTCAAAGCATGCCAATGAGAGACTTGCCAGTCGTAATATCAATCTTTCAAATGAACAGATGTTAAGACTTTCAGAAGGAACTGACAGAGCAAGGCAGAAGGGAATCAAAGAATCACTTATAGTAGTTGATGAGCTTGCATTTATAGTAAATGTAAAAAATAACACAGTAGTAACTGCTGTAGGAGATAGTGAAGATAAGATTTTCACAAATATTGATGGAGCTGTGATAAGCTAAAGCCGGACCTTTATGGAGGCTTTTGTTTCTGAATGACAGATGAAACACTTATCAAAACAATAAAAGTTTAATATGGAGGTCATTTATTATGATGAGATCACTTTTTTCTGGTGTTGCAGGTCTTAAGGTACACCAGACCAAGATGGATGTTATTGGTAACAATATTGCAAATGTTAATACAGTAGGATTTAAGTCCAGTTCAGTAGTATTTTCTGATGTTTTCTATCAGACTACTCAGTCTTCATCAGGTCCTAACAAGGAATCAGATGTAGCAGGTATTAACTCAAAGCAGATCGGTCTTGGTGCAGGAGTTTCTGCTATATCTAAGAATATATCAGGAGCAGGCGGTTCTCAGGCAACTAACAACGCATTCGACTGTATGCTTACAGGAGATTCATTCTTTATTACTAAGAATGCAGGAAGAACTTATTTTACAAAGAATGGTGCTTTTACAGTAGATGCTGACGGTACACTTACAACTTCAGACGGAGCTAAGGTTCAGGGATGGCAGGTAGATCCTGATGACAAGACAAAGACTAAGCCGGGCCCAGTATCTAACCTTAATATCATGGCACCTGAAAATATGTATACAGATCCTGAAGCTACAACAGCGGCTTATATGTCAGGAAACATAGATAAGACAGATACACAGCTTGCATCAGGTTCAGCAGGCCGTACTTTCCAGACTAACTTCTATGACAACTTAGGATATGAGTATACAGCTAAGTTTAATATGAAGCAGAGTTCAGTATCTGACAATGCTTACTACATAGAGCTTAAGGATATACTTAAAGATGGTAAGTCTATACTTTATACAGCTACAACCAATGACACTGGAACTACAGAATATACGGCTACAGGCTGGGGTGCAAATGTTACCACAGAAAAGCAGGATTTAAGTGGTGTTGGTGCACCTGATATAACAGACGGCAAGCTTACTTTTGCTGACAACTTTGCATTTATGGCTGTATTTGACGGAACTACAGGTAAGTTCAAGAGCCTTGCTGCTGACGGAGCAGATCCTGCTTATGATTCAACAGGTCTTGATGAAAACGCCAAAATTAAGAAAATGTTCTTAAATATCGGTGGTAAGTCACCTAACCCATTCAAGAACATCGAGATTGATTTCTCACAGATGACAATGTTTGCAAGCTCAACATCATCTAAGATTGAGTCAACCATGGGTGATGTAGACGGTAACGGTAAGGGTAAGATGAAGGGTACCTTAAAGGGTGCTTCCATTGATAGCTCAGGTAAGATTTACGGTTCTTATGACAACGGAGATCTTAAGCTCCTTGCTCAGATTGCAGTTGCAAACTTCAAGAACCCTGCAGGTCTTGAGTCTGTAGGTAACAGTAACTTCGTAGAGACTATGAACTCAGGTAGATTTGACGGTGTTGGAAAAGACGTTACCTCAGAAGGCGGCAAGATAAGCACAGGTATGCTTGAGATGTCAAACGTAGACCTTGCAGCACAGTTTACAGATATGATTACCACACAGAGAGGTTTCCAGGCTAACTCAAGAACAATCACAACAACTGATTCAATTCTTGAAGAGCTTATCAACCTCAAGAGATAATAGATATATTTAATAACTTTGCCCAACAAAACTTCCCCTATAAACAAGAAAAGCCACAAGGCAGCAATGCTTTGTGGCTCTTTCCATGTTGAGCAGGGATATTACACCCTTATCATTATCTTGTAACTTTCACTCTGTTTGAGATATCTTCTTCAGTCTTAGGATTCGGCTCTGCATCAATTCCTCCAAAAGGCATCTCTGCAATTAGTTTGTAGTTATCAGGTACATTAAAGAGCTTTCTTACAGCCTCATCAATAACGGGGTTATAGTGCTGAAGACTTGCGCCTACTCCAAGTTCAGCTAAAGCTGCCCAAACTGATATCTGAAGCATTCCATTTGCCTGACCGTTCCATACCGGGAAGTTAGATGAATAAGCAGGATAAGCATCCATAAGCCCCTTTGTCACTGTCTCATCAGTAAAATAAAGCACAGTTCCTGCTCCTGCCTTGAAACTATCGATTTTCTCCCTTGGAACCTTTCCTTCAAATGCATCGTATACAGCATCCCAGAGCTTATTCTGTTTCTCTCCAAGTGCTACGACAACTCTCTGACTCTTGCAGTCAAAAGCATCGGGTACAAGGGATACAGTTTCTTCTATTGCTTTTATTACTTCGTCTTCAGAAACAGGAAGAACCTTGTTCAGTGCATATACAGATCTTCTTTTTAATAAAGCTTCTCTAATTGACATAATTTTTCCTCCGTATTAATCAAATACATTATTAAATTGAACACAATTTAACAATATCACACATATTGAATAATTGCTATAGGAAATTTTAACAAAGAATAATAACAAAATAAAAGTAAACATAGTAAATATATAGGTTAATAGAGTTTTGCCCTGTAACTGTTTACAGACAGTTTTCTATTTGTTATACTTTATGGTACGAGAATAAAAGACAGTTAGTAGGCTACAAGCTTACCTGTAAGAAGAGAAGCTATGGCAATACAGTATCATAGGGAAGCAACCCTATATTACCCAAGTTAAAACTGAGAAAGAAGAATAATTATGACCTTTGATATTATTATACCTACCTACAAACCGGGAGAAGAGCTAAAGGCTCTACTTAAGGGAATTCTCATCCAGACCTTAAGGCCTGATAATATTTATATAATCAACACAGAAGAAAAATTCTGGAAAAAGGAATATGAGGAGATACTGCCTGTAAAGGTAACCCATATCAAGAAGTCGGAATTTGACCATGGTGCTACCAGAAGACTTGGGGCTAAGATGTCTGAGTCTGATATTTTTGTCTGTATGACGCAGGATGCAAGACCTAAAGATGGCAGGCTTTTTTCTAACCTGCTTTCAGCCTTTAATGACGAAAAGGTTGCAATATCCTATGCCAGACAGGAAACTGATGAAAAGGCCGGAGAGATAGAAAGATACACCAGAGAATATAATTACCCTGACAAAGACAGGGTGAAAAGTAAGTCAGATATAGAGACTATGGGGATAAAGGCCTGGTTTTGCTCAGATGTCTGCGCTGCCTACAAAAAGCAGATTTATGAGGAAGCAGGAGGTTTTGTACATCCTACGGTGTTTAACGAAGATATGCTGATGGCGGCTAAGGTTATGGAGCTTGGCTACAAGGTGGTATATAAGGCAGATGCAAGGGTGGTTCACTACCACGAATACAGCCTGTGGCAGCAGTTTAGCAGGAACTTTGACCTGGGAGCTTCTCACAGGGAGTATAGAGAAGTATTTTCAAAGGTATCCTCATATAAGGAAGGTGGCAGGCTTGTAAAGGATACCGCCCTCCACCTATTAAGGAAGGGGAAGTTTTATCTGCTTCCTAAGCTTGTATTTCACAGCGGTGCCAAGCTGATAGGTTATAAGTTTGGCAAGAACTATGACAGGCTGCCAAAGAAGCTGGTGCTTAAATTCTGTATGAATAAGGATTATTTTAAATGATTGCAATAATAATGGGTGTGTATAACGGCGAAAAATACATCAAAGAGCAGATTGGCTCTATAATAGCGGGTGACTGTAAGGACTGGAAGCTTTTCATCTTTGATGACGGCTCTAAGGATAATACCGAGAATATAGTTAAGGAGTTTGTGAGAAGCTATCCTGACAAGATATATTTTGAAAAGAACAGAGAGAACCTTGGGGCAGCAGGGAATTTCTTTAATGGAACTAAGAGGGTTAAGGCAGAGCTTGCGCCTGAGGCAGAGTACTTTTGTTTTTCTGACCAGGATGATGTGTGGGTGGAGGACAAACTAAGCCGCTCACTTGCTAAAATAAAGGAAATAGAAGGGGGGAGACCTGCCCTTGTGTTTTCCGATGTGGCAATTACGGATAGAAACCTTAAAGTGACGGCAGATTCTTATTTTAAGGCAGAAAAGGTTGACAATACTAAGATAGCCCTTAATTACCTCCTTATGGAAAATAAATTCATAGGGGGAACTGTTATGGTTAACAAGGCTTTGGTGGATGCTGAACTAAAAGCTGAAGAAAAGGGACTTCTGCCACATAAAAAGGCTAAGATGCACGACTGGTGGTTTGGACTAATTGCTGCAGGACTTGGGAGAGTAGGAGAAGTTAAGGGCTTTACCGAATACTACAGGCAGCATGGAGGCAATGTAGTAGGTGGAGAGACTTTTGGCTCGTATTTTATAAGCAGAATCAGCAAACTTAAGGAAATAAGGCAGAGGATATACCAGAATATAGAACAGGCAGAGGAGTTTCTCTCATACTTTGGAGACAGCCTCCCTCCTGATAAGAAAAGGATAACTAAGGAATTTGTAAAGCTTAAGGACAGGGGATTTATAGGAAGAAGGGTGAGCCTTATTAAGAACCGCTTTTTTAAGTCAGGATTTATAAGAAACATAGCATTATTGATATTTATATAGCAGGGAGAACCTGTGAAAAATAGGAGATTTAAATGAAGATTTCTACTAAAGGCAGGTACGGGCTCAAGGCCGTGCTTGATATAGCTATGCATGATGAGGCTTCGTCAGTTAGCAGCATAGCTGCAAGACAGTGTATTTCGGAGAATTATCTTGAGAGGCTGATTGCCATGCTTAAAAAGGCAGGGATTGTCAACAGTCTAAGAGGTGCCCAGGGAGGCTATGTGCTTGCAAGGCCGGCAGAAGATATATCCGTAGGCGAGGTGCTTAGGGCTCTTGAAGGAGACCTAAACCCGGTTGACTGTGCGGAAATAGATGGCTCAGGCGACTTTTGTGAGGGTGCTGATACCTGTATAACCAAATTTGTATGGAAGAGGATATCGGATAGTATAAATCAGGCAGTAAACAACCTGATGATATCTGAGCTTGCAAGAGATGGCAAGCATCTGATAGAGGAAAAAGGTGTAGATAAGAATACCAGTCCGGTATGTAATAGAAGATAAAGGAGTAATATGTCAAAGAAAGTAGTAGTTGGAATGTCTGGAGGAGTGGATTCATCTGTAGCTGCCTATCTATTAAAGGAAGAGGGCTACGAGGTCTACGGAGTTACGATGGATATATGGACAGAAGGAGCTATCGATACGGTAAACGGAGGCTGTCTTGGAAGCAAGGCAAAGGAAGATGCGGCAAGGGTTGCCAGCCATCTTGGCATACCTTATGAGATAGTTGATGTAAGAGGGAAATTCCGAGACAATGTAATGGATTATTTTGCAGATTCGTATAAAAATGGGCAAACGCCAAATCCCTGCACACTTTGTAACAGAATGGTAAAGTGGGAGGCTCTCTTTAAGGGGGCCCAAATTTTTGGAGCAGACTATGTGGCTACAGGCCATTATGCCAAGATAAGAGAACTTCCAAATGGGAGATATTCCATAGCGAACTCACATACGGCTGCAAAGGACCAGACCTATGCTCTTTGTAACCTTACTCAGGAACAGTTAAAGAAAACCCTGCTTCCTATAGGAGATTATGAAAAGAGCGAGGTTAGGAGGATAGCAGAAAAGGCAGGAATAGAGGTAGCCTCAAAGCCTGACAGTATGGAGATTTGCTTCATACCTGATGGAGATTATGCAGCCTATCTTGAAAATGAATATGGAATAGTGGCTAAAAAGGGCAACTTTATAGATGTGAGTGGCAAGGTTTTGGGAGAGCATAGAGGAATAGTTCATTATACTGTAGGTCAGAGAAAAGGCCTCGGTATCACCTTTGGCAAGCCTATGTTTGTAAAGGAAATAAGACCTGAGACTAACGAGGTGGTTCTTTCTGACAATGAAGGTCTCTTTAGCACTAGAGTAGTGGCTGAAAGAGTTAACTTTATGGCTGAAACCAAAGAAGAAATTGAAGCGCTAAACAAGACCTATATGGCAAAGATAAGATATAACCACAAGGGTGGTGACTGTAAGCTCTCCTTTGATGGAGAGAGGGTGGTGGCAGAGTTTCTAGAGCCGCAAAGAGCATCTGCCCCGGGGCAGACCTTGGTAGTCTACAACGAGGCAGGTGAAGTTGTCTGCGGTGGTAGAATTATCAGAAGCTAATTTTGATAGGCTTTCTATTTTCAAAAATATAATATCCGTCAAAGCCCAGTTCTTTTAAGAGGGCTTCACATTTATTAAAATCATAGGCAAGATGTTCAGGTTTGTGGCCATCTGAGCCTATGGTTATTTTTGTGCCACCTAGCTTTATGTAGCGTTTAAGAACCTCGGGCTGTGGGTTAGGCACTCCAAGACCGTATTTATATCCTGCAGTATTTACCTCAAGAGCCTTATCAAGCTCGATTACCCTCTTAAGTATCGGATCTATGAGACTGGCATATTCCCTGTATGCATAGTGGGATTCGCCGGGGTTCCCTGCCTCATCCCTTATGTATCTAAAGATATAATCAAGATGACCTAGGGTATCAAAGTCGGTGAACTTGTTTATCATTTCAAGCATTATAGTAAAATATCTCTGCACAGCCTTTTTACTGTCGTGGTATAGCCAAAAATTTGGATAATAAGGATCCATTCCGTCTATCAGGTGAATGGAGCCAATGACAAAGTCAAAATTATATTCCTTTAATAACTCTTCGTATTCAGGTAAGGCCTTTTCACAGAGTCCAAGCTCAATGCCTGTAAGGATGTTCAATTTTCCCTCAAACGCAGTTTTTACCTCTTTTATCTTTGCTGTATAAGTAGGAATGTCTAACTTAAAAATATTGACGGGATTACCATTTTCATCCTGAACCTCAGGGTAATACAGGTCTTCATGGTCGGTAAAACAATAATGTTTCAGACCTAGTTTAACGGCTTTTTCAGCCTGTTTTTCCATAGGGGTTTCCGAATCTCCCGAAAAATCTGAATGTGTGTGCATATCTGCTATTATCATATCTGCCTCCTATATCTGTCTAAGTTCTGATATATCAGAATCAGTTGTTAGAGAGTAATTGGTGTAGTAAACTACAAAGCCGGGCTTTGCGCCGTTTGGTTTCTTTATCTCTTTTTTCTGTACATAGTCCACGTCATGCTTAGTTCCGTCACCTTTTAGAGAGGATGAGGTATTTACACTTGAGTAGTGAAGGGCAAGCTTTCCCGCCTCTTCAAAGGCTCTGTCAGGAACCTCCCTGCCATTTGTCACAAGGAGGACATGAGAGCCTGCACATTTTTTAGCATGGAACCACCAGTCATTGTTTGTGGCTAACTTAAAGGTAAGATAATCATTTTGTATATTATTCTTCCCTACATAGATGTCAAAACCATCGCTTGATACAAAGTGAAGTGGAGTTCCCTTAGCTTCTTTTGCCTTACCCTTTTTAGAGTTTATTCCTGTTTTCTTGGCATAGCCTGCACTTTCAAGCTCTTTCCTGATTTCTGCAAGGTCTTCCTCATTTTCTGCTAATTCAAGTGACATCTTGATTGACTCTAAGTGGCTTAACTCAGCCTCGGCCTCCTCTTGCTGTGAAATCACAGCCTCATAAGTTCTTTTAAGACGGGCATATTTATCAAAGTATTTCTTGGCATTTGCCATCACAGGGATGGTGGTATCAAGGCTTATATTAACTTCCTTACCTGAATAGTAATCGGTACAGGTAAGCACCTTATCTCCCTCCTTTGCCTGATAGCCGTAGGTAGTTATCAGTTCTCCGTATATCCTGAATTTATCTCTATTTTCGGTATCTCTAAGCTGCTTAGCAAATATATCAAGCTTGTTAGCAGTCCTTGATATGGCGTTGGTTATGAGCTTTCTTAGGTCTGCTGATTTTTGCCTTATTCTGTCATTCTTATCCTTTGAATTGTAGAACTCCTCAAGAAGGGATGAAAGACTGGAAAAGGTCTTGCTTTCCATATTCTCATAAATGCTGAGAGAAAAAGCAGCAAAGGCTTTAGGCTCGAGGTTATTACCATAGTATATTGTAGGGGTGAATTCACCGTTTTGGATGAGACTTATAAATTTACTAAAATTCTTAAAAAGCTCATCTACATTCTCTGCGTTAAGTGAGGCTGTAGGCTGGTCTGCATCAAGCCCTGAAAGAGAGCAGATTTCATTAGCTATCTGAGGTGAGAAGCCCGTAAGTGAGGTATAAATCGCCTTTCCTATGGCATTTGGCTTCTTTGCTATCACATTTACAAAGTAGTCATAATCAGCATCAAAGGGGTTTATCCTACCCTCCTGCTCAGGCACAAAGTAGCTTCTTCCCGGCAGTATCTCCCTGACTGAGCTAACAAGAAGGGATACATGCTTTATACTGTCTATTACCTTTTCTTCATCATCAAGGAGGATGATATTGCTGTATTTTCCCATTAGCTCTATGACTAACTGTTTCACTGAGAGGTCGCCCATCTCATCCAAATGCTCGGTCTTAATTCTTATTATTCTCTCAAGCCCCGGCTGTGAGACGTCTAGTATTTTAGCACTTCCAAGATGTTTCCTAAGAAGCATGCAAAAGTTTGGAGCTGTCATAGGTGACTTGCGGCTCTCCTCTGTAATGTATGCAAGAGGAAGAGAAGCATTTGCAGATAAAAAAAGTCTATATTGAGTTCTGTTATTTTTAACTGTAAGCACGAGGGCATCCTTCTCAGGCTGTGCTATTTTTGTAATATAACCACCGGTAAGGCAGGTGCGAAGCTCATAGGTTATGCCTGCCACCACTGTTCCATCAAAAGACATAATATTTCCTTTCTGGTCTGAACAAAATAAAGTAAAAATTCTCAACCTAATTATATAACAATCATAAAAAAAGTAAATGTACAAATATGCAAAATATTGAGAAAAACAATAGATAGTATTAATTACTTTGGATTATCATCCGATATATAATTATGATATTTATGTATTTTTGCTAAAAAACAAGTCTTTATGAAGATGCAGCTTAAGAAGTCTACAATCTGTATCACTATAATATGACTTACTATGATAACTAGAGGAGAATTTTATGTGGAAAAAATATAGAGGTAGTTTTTTAAGCTTCATACTTATAATCGGATTAGTTTTATCAGGACTTAGCGTGCCTTCATATGTAAGTGCGGCTCCTCCTGCAACGGATAATGTAACCAATACTCCGGCCGTTCTATCCCACAGCATGGTATTTTTCCAAAATGGACAGGAAATCACGCAGACTGGTAATAATAAAGTAGATTTGACCACTGATATAACGGCTACAATCAAGGACAAGTTCAAATTTGATAAAAATGCTACACATCATATAACCGATAATTCGTATGTAGAATATGAACTTGGTGCACCGTTTATACTGCCTAATGGAGTTCTTAGTAAAGAAGAGTACACTAAGCCCGACATTGTTCTAAGTCCCGTTGAAATTAGAGGTAAGAATATATGTAAGACTTCTTTTGTGACAGACGCACAAGGTAAGGTTAAGGTTAGATTTGATTTCTCAGAAGCTGATCCTGTTATGTTTGACCAGGATGAGATTGAGATAAAAGCAGTAGTTAAGCTAAGAGTAGATGTCAACAAACTAGAGGCTCCTGCAGGTAATAGTAAGGTAAAGATCTCAGACTACGAAGTTGACGTAGATGATACCAAGGAAGACCTAAGGACTGAGAAAAAAGCTGAACTAAACATTCCTAACGGAACTGTGGACTGGACAGTAACCGTCGATAAAAAAATACTTGGCTCAGTTAATTATCAGCTAAGCCTTAAGGACTATGTATTTAGTGACGACCTTTCAAAGGTTGGTGAGTATAAGAGTGGCTCCCTGACTATCAATGGACAGACAGTAACTCCGGATAGCTATACAGACAAGGTGCTTAAATACACAATAAAGACATCTGATGTACAAGCTCCTAACATAGGAAGGGCAGTAATTAAATTCAGTACCAATATATCAAATGATGAATACAAGTATGGCAAGGTTTATAAAAATAGCGCAGAGCTATACAAGGATGGAAAATTAGAAAGTAAGACTAATGAAGCAGGGGTAAAGCTCATTCCTTTTGGAAAGAAGGAAGGTCTTACATCAG
It contains:
- a CDS encoding flagellar hook capping FlgD N-terminal domain-containing protein; translated protein: MSDFNTNYSSTRTDQGLQAQVIDGVISKTNNIEKTKTADELNKLGKDSFLKLLVAQMENQDPMQPQSNTEWVSQLATYSTLEQMQNMNAVMTNSQAFGLIGQDVIVATKNADGKESTISGKVDFVSVKGNKSYLSIDGNLYPSSDLQSIINPDYIKGNVIPKVENKDLKFNKDHPEVMKFQVHMGQGAGKATGLALSINGNDIPAKNFTIDGDGIVNVYPDAFKDLKKGHYQIDVKFNNDFGTHSNTSLSVTISEGDLPKKAEPAKPVEPTKPVEPAKPAEPTKPAEPAKPADTTTTP
- a CDS encoding TIGR02530 family flagellar biosynthesis protein; amino-acid sequence: MNINNGSLGSIEQIRGKYLGKQENKNQDAAALKGNSFRDVLLSQAQKDEGTLKFSKHANERLASRNINLSNEQMLRLSEGTDRARQKGIKESLIVVDELAFIVNVKNNTVVTAVGDSEDKIFTNIDGAVIS
- a CDS encoding flagellar hook protein FlgE; amino-acid sequence: MMRSLFSGVAGLKVHQTKMDVIGNNIANVNTVGFKSSSVVFSDVFYQTTQSSSGPNKESDVAGINSKQIGLGAGVSAISKNISGAGGSQATNNAFDCMLTGDSFFITKNAGRTYFTKNGAFTVDADGTLTTSDGAKVQGWQVDPDDKTKTKPGPVSNLNIMAPENMYTDPEATTAAYMSGNIDKTDTQLASGSAGRTFQTNFYDNLGYEYTAKFNMKQSSVSDNAYYIELKDILKDGKSILYTATTNDTGTTEYTATGWGANVTTEKQDLSGVGAPDITDGKLTFADNFAFMAVFDGTTGKFKSLAADGADPAYDSTGLDENAKIKKMFLNIGGKSPNPFKNIEIDFSQMTMFASSTSSKIESTMGDVDGNGKGKMKGTLKGASIDSSGKIYGSYDNGDLKLLAQIAVANFKNPAGLESVGNSNFVETMNSGRFDGVGKDVTSEGGKISTGMLEMSNVDLAAQFTDMITTQRGFQANSRTITTTDSILEELINLKR
- a CDS encoding nitroreductase family protein; the protein is MSIREALLKRRSVYALNKVLPVSEDEVIKAIEETVSLVPDAFDCKSQRVVVALGEKQNKLWDAVYDAFEGKVPREKIDSFKAGAGTVLYFTDETVTKGLMDAYPAYSSNFPVWNGQANGMLQISVWAALAELGVGASLQHYNPVIDEAVRKLFNVPDNYKLIAEMPFGGIDAEPNPKTEEDISNRVKVTR
- a CDS encoding glycosyltransferase, whose amino-acid sequence is MTFDIIIPTYKPGEELKALLKGILIQTLRPDNIYIINTEEKFWKKEYEEILPVKVTHIKKSEFDHGATRRLGAKMSESDIFVCMTQDARPKDGRLFSNLLSAFNDEKVAISYARQETDEKAGEIERYTREYNYPDKDRVKSKSDIETMGIKAWFCSDVCAAYKKQIYEEAGGFVHPTVFNEDMLMAAKVMELGYKVVYKADARVVHYHEYSLWQQFSRNFDLGASHREYREVFSKVSSYKEGGRLVKDTALHLLRKGKFYLLPKLVFHSGAKLIGYKFGKNYDRLPKKLVLKFCMNKDYFK
- a CDS encoding glycosyltransferase family 2 protein; the encoded protein is MIAIIMGVYNGEKYIKEQIGSIIAGDCKDWKLFIFDDGSKDNTENIVKEFVRSYPDKIYFEKNRENLGAAGNFFNGTKRVKAELAPEAEYFCFSDQDDVWVEDKLSRSLAKIKEIEGGRPALVFSDVAITDRNLKVTADSYFKAEKVDNTKIALNYLLMENKFIGGTVMVNKALVDAELKAEEKGLLPHKKAKMHDWWFGLIAAGLGRVGEVKGFTEYYRQHGGNVVGGETFGSYFISRISKLKEIRQRIYQNIEQAEEFLSYFGDSLPPDKKRITKEFVKLKDRGFIGRRVSLIKNRFFKSGFIRNIALLIFI
- a CDS encoding RrF2 family transcriptional regulator, which gives rise to MKISTKGRYGLKAVLDIAMHDEASSVSSIAARQCISENYLERLIAMLKKAGIVNSLRGAQGGYVLARPAEDISVGEVLRALEGDLNPVDCAEIDGSGDFCEGADTCITKFVWKRISDSINQAVNNLMISELARDGKHLIEEKGVDKNTSPVCNRR
- the mnmA gene encoding tRNA 2-thiouridine(34) synthase MnmA — translated: MSKKVVVGMSGGVDSSVAAYLLKEEGYEVYGVTMDIWTEGAIDTVNGGCLGSKAKEDAARVASHLGIPYEIVDVRGKFRDNVMDYFADSYKNGQTPNPCTLCNRMVKWEALFKGAQIFGADYVATGHYAKIRELPNGRYSIANSHTAAKDQTYALCNLTQEQLKKTLLPIGDYEKSEVRRIAEKAGIEVASKPDSMEICFIPDGDYAAYLENEYGIVAKKGNFIDVSGKVLGEHRGIVHYTVGQRKGLGITFGKPMFVKEIRPETNEVVLSDNEGLFSTRVVAERVNFMAETKEEIEALNKTYMAKIRYNHKGGDCKLSFDGERVVAEFLEPQRASAPGQTLVVYNEAGEVVCGGRIIRS
- a CDS encoding histidinol-phosphatase HisJ family protein → MIIADMHTHSDFSGDSETPMEKQAEKAVKLGLKHYCFTDHEDLYYPEVQDENGNPVNIFKLDIPTYTAKIKEVKTAFEGKLNILTGIELGLCEKALPEYEELLKEYNFDFVIGSIHLIDGMDPYYPNFWLYHDSKKAVQRYFTIMLEMINKFTDFDTLGHLDYIFRYIRDEAGNPGESHYAYREYASLIDPILKRVIELDKALEVNTAGYKYGLGVPNPQPEVLKRYIKLGGTKITIGSDGHKPEHLAYDFNKCEALLKELGFDGYYIFENRKPIKISF
- a CDS encoding Rqc2 family fibronectin-binding protein, translated to MSFDGTVVAGITYELRTCLTGGYITKIAQPEKDALVLTVKNNRTQYRLFLSANASLPLAYITEESRKSPMTAPNFCMLLRKHLGSAKILDVSQPGLERIIRIKTEHLDEMGDLSVKQLVIELMGKYSNIILLDDEEKVIDSIKHVSLLVSSVREILPGRSYFVPEQEGRINPFDADYDYFVNVIAKKPNAIGKAIYTSLTGFSPQIANEICSLSGLDADQPTASLNAENVDELFKNFSKFISLIQNGEFTPTIYYGNNLEPKAFAAFSLSIYENMESKTFSSLSSLLEEFYNSKDKNDRIRQKSADLRKLITNAISRTANKLDIFAKQLRDTENRDKFRIYGELITTYGYQAKEGDKVLTCTDYYSGKEVNISLDTTIPVMANAKKYFDKYARLKRTYEAVISQQEEAEAELSHLESIKMSLELAENEEDLAEIRKELESAGYAKKTGINSKKGKAKEAKGTPLHFVSSDGFDIYVGKNNIQNDYLTFKLATNNDWWFHAKKCAGSHVLLVTNGREVPDRAFEEAGKLALHYSSVNTSSSLKGDGTKHDVDYVQKKEIKKPNGAKPGFVVYYTNYSLTTDSDISELRQI